A portion of the Drosophila sechellia strain sech25 chromosome 2R, ASM438219v1, whole genome shotgun sequence genome contains these proteins:
- the LOC6608675 gene encoding C-type lectin 37Db yields the protein MQKSIIFLVISLCLGSSYSTTCKGDECDSQCAAYCYGVLNPCMANLGTLQRRIEACESAVTIARIALNDRRLDNFGTSMNLQLEKQNTSQLLLTHGTPMARKLEKNDTFQQLGSKYYYIEKEQKLNWHDALDKCRKMGGHLTSLQSQQELDGFNSQLNGLNRYWIDVTSQFNESEFVSVTKGSKANFLSWAEGEPTKDGKCVDIRTFNGKTTMNDNACSANLFFICEKSFEI from the exons ATGCAAAAATCTATTATATTTTTGGTAATCTCGTTGTGCCTGGGTTCAAGTTATTCAACAACCTGCAAA GGCGATGAATGCGATTCCCAGTGTGCTGCATATTGCTACGGGGTCTTGAATCCCTGCATGGCGAACCTGGGCACTTTGCAACGAAGGATTGAAGCCTGTGAATCGGCTGTTACAATAGCGAGAATAGCCCTAAATGACCGAAGACTGGACAACTTTGGCACTTCAATGAACTTACAGCTGGAAAAGCAAAATACTTCGCAACTACTGCTGACACACGGTACACCAATGGCCAGAaaactggaaaaaaatgaCACTTTTCAACAACTGGGAAGCAAATACTACTACATCGAAAAGGAACAAAAGCTAAACTGGCACGATGCTTTGGATAAATGCCGCAAAATGGGTGGCCATCTGACCAGTCTGCAAAGTCAGCAGGAATTGGATGGATTCAATAGCCAACTTAATGGCCTGAATCGCTACTGGATCGACGTGACCAGTCAGTTCAACGAAAGTGAATTCGTGTCTGTAACCAAAGGATCGAAGGCAAATTTTTTGAGTTGGGCTGAGGGTGAACCCACAAAAGATGGAAAGTGTGTGGATATCAGAACATTCAACGGAAAAACTACCATGAACGATAACGCATGTTCTGCCaatctattttttatttgcgaaaaatcttttgaaatataa